The genomic window CAACTCCGGGTGCGTAGGACGTTCGCCCAGCAAGCCGAAATTGCTCGGCGTGCCGACGATGCCGCGGCCGAAATGCTGCTGCCAGACGCGATTGACGAACACCCGCGCGGTGAGCGGATTGTTGCGGTCGGCGATGGCCCGGGCCAACTCCAACCGGCCGCTGCCTTGTTCGAACGGTCTCGCATCGGCCGGCGAAAGCACCGCCAGAAAACCGCGCGGCGCCTCGTCGCCCAAGTCGGTCGGGCTGCCGCGGAGGTGAATGGGCATATTGGCGGCCTGGCCCTCCTTCAGGCTGTGCGCGATCGGATATTTTTCGCCAACCGCTTTCTTCAATTCTTCGATCGCAGCCTGCATCGTGGCCAGCTTTTTGCGGCCCTCTTCGGGCAGCAGCTTTTCGACCAGTTCTTTCGGCGGTGCCAGCGGAGCGTTGCGGTCGTCGACAAAATACTTGAGGATGTCGGCAGCCGATTTCTCCAGATCCGGCTTCTCAGGCCGCGGCTCGCCTTCTTTGAGCATGGCCAGGTGAGCGGCGTATTGCTCCTCCACCATGCGCCGCTGATTGACCGCCAGCACGGCAATCGCTTGCACCCATTTGGCTGCTTGCTCGGCTTCGGCCAGCGCGGCGGGGTCGGCCGACAGGTCTTTTGACGAATCTTGACGAGCCAGCAACTCGCGCCAGGCCGCCAACAACGGATGCTTCGCCTGGCGGTCGGCCGCCAAATGCCGCTGCCAGCGCTCCAAAACGGCTTCGTTCAGATCGGCGTCTTCCGCCATCGCGGACAGCTTGCTCTGCGGGTCCACCTTGCGTCGGTTTTCGAGCCTCCAAACCGCGACCAGATACCTGGCCGTTTGCGGCGCGAACGATTCGCTGAGATTGCGGCTTTCCAACGCGCGGGCCTCTTTCAACTCCTCTTCGGCCTGCTTGACCTTTGCCTGGGCGGCATCGTAGCGGGCAACAACGTCTGCCGGCGCGAGCGGCGCTTCGTAATAGTCGCTGCTGGCGATGATGCCGGCCAGCGAATAATAGTCGCGCATCGAAATCGGGTCGAACTTGTGATCGTGGCAACGGGCACAAGCGACGGTCAGTCCGAGAAAGCCGCGGGCCAGCGTATCGACGCGGTCGTCGTACTCGTCCAGCTTGGCTTTGGCGCCGCAGGCATTGTCGGCGTAGTAGACGGGGCCGAGGGCGAAGAAACCCAACGCTGCGAGACGGCTGGTGCGGTCGCCGCCCGCGTCATCGATCAGGTCGCCGGCAATCTGCTCGGTCACGAAGCGATCGAAGGGGAGGTCGCGATTGAACGCCTCGATCACCCAATCGCGATAGCGATAGCCGCTGGTGTAGAGACGCGCTTGAAAGGTATGCGCCTGGTCTTCGCCGAAGCGGGCCACGTCGAGCCAGTGCCTCGCCCAGCGTTCGCCATAATGGGGCGAATCGAGCAGCCGCTCGATCGATCGCTCGTAGGCGTCGGGCCGCTCATCGGCTGCGAACGCCTCAACCTCTTCGGCGGTCGGCGGCAGGCCGATCAGATCGAACGTCGCGCGGCGAATGAAAGTGCGGCGGTCGGCTTCGCATACCGGCTGCAAGCCCTCGGCCTCCAAGCGAGCGAGCACAAAGTGATCGAGCGGCCTGCGCGGCCAGTCGGCCTGACGCACCGCGGGGGGCTGCGGATCGCGGACCGGCTGAAACGACCAGAACTGCCGATCGGCTTGGGTGATGGTTCCGTTGGAACGCATGGACGCGGCATCGGCCGGTCCGGCGGGCCAGGGCGCGCCCCCTGCCAGCCACTGTTTGAGCGCGTCGATCTCTTCGGCCGCGAGCTTGCCGCTGGGAGGCATTTGGACATCGCCGGCGTACTCGACCGCTTCGATCAGCAGGCTTTCGTCGGGCTTGCCC from Pirellulales bacterium includes these protein-coding regions:
- a CDS encoding PSD1 and planctomycete cytochrome C domain-containing protein; translation: MRLPRWWLAAWILIFAAPSAPAAVWAGDRPAGDEADSEFFERKIRPLLVQRCYACHGRGRKKGGLSLESRETMLAGGDSGTAVALGKPDESLLIEAVEYAGDVQMPPSGKLAAEEIDALKQWLAGGAPWPAGPADAASMRSNGTITQADRQFWSFQPVRDPQPPAVRQADWPRRPLDHFVLARLEAEGLQPVCEADRRTFIRRATFDLIGLPPTAEEVEAFAADERPDAYERSIERLLDSPHYGERWARHWLDVARFGEDQAHTFQARLYTSGYRYRDWVIEAFNRDLPFDRFVTEQIAGDLIDDAGGDRTSRLAALGFFALGPVYYADNACGAKAKLDEYDDRVDTLARGFLGLTVACARCHDHKFDPISMRDYYSLAGIIASSDYYEAPLAPADVVARYDAAQAKVKQAEEELKEARALESRNLSESFAPQTARYLVAVWRLENRRKVDPQSKLSAMAEDADLNEAVLERWQRHLAADRQAKHPLLAAWRELLARQDSSKDLSADPAALAEAEQAAKWVQAIAVLAVNQRRMVEEQYAAHLAMLKEGEPRPEKPDLEKSAADILKYFVDDRNAPLAPPKELVEKLLPEEGRKKLATMQAAIEELKKAVGEKYPIAHSLKEGQAANMPIHLRGSPTDLGDEAPRGFLAVLSPADARPFEQGSGRLELARAIADRNNPLTARVFVNRVWQQHFGRGIVGTPSNFGLLGERPTHPELLDYLASRFIASGWSIKSLQREIMLSATYRLASTWQAAQYERDPDNRFYWRMNRRRLDVESWRDALLAACGNLDPVMGGPSQKLDDASNRRRTLYAAVSRHELNPVLRLFDFPDPNLTSERRVITTVPMQQLFVLNSEFMIGQAKTLAARLLREPSSEDARVERIYRWVFGRPPRERERQLAREFLAGTSVVAGAVKLSPWEQYAQALLGSNEFVFVD